In a single window of the Cucumis melo cultivar AY chromosome 11, USDA_Cmelo_AY_1.0, whole genome shotgun sequence genome:
- the LOC103495953 gene encoding CDT1-like protein b, producing MADASKKISSSSSSSSSSTLPFKSKKPLPSNSKSLLEDPQSLSSKTPEKPAELSTRTRNRKVALSIKEVKRAALSVTQSNRQLPLHLAIEESKSVRRQIDLWSNESQSVDNKSKKFPEKFEMLCKFFYSLDSAMRLLRFKGVASNFSNVCPKIEALTDRRFTYGHLAQFKFILREAIVLKKVLVYDERTCCMKPDLHISFNFGVPENQEDQYMQLRKLFRARLSEFVSSYPETDDVPKDLLPNPFNFRSQDLVAKSNSLSSIKTSIEQLAPEQPMPSIEGISFNHHSEEHQGFRMVKSTMPVTDPSKQKEFIGLSHFSPSFSRRFSQKVVDREIANNDQVTKPSNQVSSYTDVETNIDMESSVVASSTEPFSPIKLPSNSTCNVNCHKNYASPIRCSALALPTTPSNTVGRVTMMVECDQSAKANDIDSTPGKLLSTPTQLMTNTPAMPPPKRSSMTPDDDSSFSTNKLVRRPPRSRSLVFDTPTKEDKNNDETDVSLEDDILDVLSSSLVQSIKEKERKIKEEQMPAITQAKRRQKMIANLPKLFNAIFFLYHKRTVIRKQKLLNEIIAGSDKREIEEQLDLLFELAPEWIYPKLTSGGDVLVCINKLTNVESVRVRLEEAK from the exons ATGGCGGACGCTTCAAAGAaaatttcttcttcatcatcatcatcatcatcatcaacttTACCCTTCAAGTCGAAGAAACCTTTGCCTTCCAACTCCAAATCTTTACTTGAGGATCCGCAATCATTGAGCTCCAAGACGCCGGAGAAGCCGGCGGAGCTCTCTACCAGAACTAGGAACCGTAAGGTTGCACTTTCGATCAAAGAGGTTAAAAGAGCCGCTCTGAGTGTCACTCAATCGAATCGTCAGTTGCCTCTTCATCTGGCTATTGAAGAGAGTAAATCGGTTAGAAGACAGATAGATTTGTGGTCGAATGAAAGTCAGTCGGTTGATAATAAGTCTAAGAAATTTCCTGAGAA ATTTGAGATGCTTTGTAAGTTCTTTTATAGTTTAGATTCTGCAATGCGGTTGTTGCGATTTAAAGGTGTTGCATCCAACTTCTCTAACGTTTGCCCTAAGATTGAAGCCCTCACTGATAG GAGGTTTACATATGGTCATTTGGCTCAATTCAAGTTTATTTTACGTGAAGCAATTGTTCTCAAGAAGGTTCTGGTCTATGATGAGCGGACCTGCTGCATGAAACCGGATCTTCACATATCTTTCAATTTTGGTGTTCCAGAGAATCAGGAGGACCAGTATATGCAACTGAGGAAGTTGTTTCGGGCACGACTTTCAGAATTTGTTAGTTCCTATCCAGAG ACTGATGATGTTCCAAAAGATTTGCTACCAAATCCATTCAATTTCCGAAGCCAAGATCTTGTCGCAAAATCTAACTCACTATCCTCTATCAAGACGTCGATTGAGCAATTGGCCCCTGAGCAACCAATGCCTTCAATAGAAGGGATTTCTTTTAACCATCATTCAGAAGAACATCAAGGTTTCCGGATGGTTAAGTCTACCATGCCTGTAACTGACCCGAGTAAGCAGAAGGAATTTATAGGGTTATCTCATTTTTCACCATCTTTTAGCCGGCGTTTCTCTCAAAAAGTTGTCGACAGAGAAATAGCAAATAATGATCAAGTTACAAAGCCTTCTAACCAAGTTTCATCTTATACTGATGTTGAGACAAATATCGACATGGAATCTTCTGTTGTAGCATCTTCAACAGAGCCTTTCTCCCCCATTAAACTACCTTCCAACTCAACTTGCAATGTAAATTGTCACAAAAACTATGCTTCTCCAATTCGTTGTTCGGCATTGGCCCTTCCCACAACTCCCAGTAATACAGTAGGCAGAGTTACCATGATGGTAGAATGTGACCAATCTGCAAAAGCTAATGACATTGATTCAACCCCAGGAAAGCTTCTTTCAACCCCAACTCAGCTGATGACTAACACACCTGCAATGCCTCCACCAAAACGAAGTTCCATGACTCCGGATGACGATTCTTCTTTCTCAACAAACAAGTTGGTCAGACGTCCACCCCGTTCGAGATCACTTGTATTTGACACTCCTACAAAGGAAGATAAAAACAATGATGAGACAGATGTTTCACTTGAGGATGACATTCTGGATGTTTTATCTTCAAGTCTCGTACAATCA ATTAAAGAGAAAGAACGAAAGATCAAAGAAGAGCAAATGCCGGCAATAACACAAGCTAAGAGACGACAGAAAATGATTGCTAACCTGCCAAAACTCTTCAATGCTATATTTTTCTTGTACCACAAGCGTACAGTTATTAGAAAGCAGAAGCTATTAAACGAAATAATCGCTGGCAGTGACAAAA GAGAAATTGAAGAGCAGCTAGATTTGTTATTCGAACTTGCACCCGAATGGATTTATCCAAAATTGACATCCGGTGGTGATGTGCTAGTTTG CATTAATAAATTGACCAATGTCGAATCTGTACGTGTTCGGCTTGAGGAAGCTAAGTGA